ttttaaattttacttgaatttgtagtgaaatatagagGTTATGGTTATCTATATTGAATaatctctccaccgatcacagacttttcttcatttagctttaatacagtCTGAGAAAAAAGGCACatttttcttccatttaaaatgtcgTAACCTTTTTTATTTCTAACCTATTTTAACATGGAcggtgttctgtttgtatttaaaggcTCTgttcagtggtgtgatttaaaaaGCCATTTTTGGACTTtacatttttttgtaacatacctacttaaagcaggtaatcttactgctTATGGTTGTGTGATAGTGAATTTGACAAAAacgagagcttcataccttttaaaactcaccaagattcactaaatttgactagatctttaaataattttctggaggaggacccccagatacctctgtacatttattgctcaggtgttccaTTTTGTCACTTCATAGATtctttcttctctccttacacaggctgtttagattaatatactttataaatgtgtgtattgtgtagAATTATGCAAAAGAGGCTATATccaaactacaccacattttcagtaattgctggcattgtcttgcCAGGAAATTTTTTtaggtcaaatgaaaatttcttgttTTAACCCATGCTTTAGAATGAATGTCCTTAACATTATCTAGAGCCCAAACAGTTTTTGTCATGattgtttcatcttcatctcacaATGAATTTGCAATGTCTTTTTCCTCTAGGAATCAATGCTGTCCACTTTCCTAAACACGTAAACTttacctacataaacacatttatctgtgaggagtatgtcagactgctgaaatcagtgaacatggaaaaggagaaaagctacaactgcttaaagtgtggaaagagttttactacacagggaagtcTTCAGCTGCACCAGCGcaatcacacaggagagaagccatatcactgctcagagtgtgggaagagttttattcaTCAGAGTTATCTCAAcatacaccagcgcattcacacaggagagaagccatatcactgctcagagtgtgggaacagttttactacacagagtaatcttcaacggcaccagcgcattcacacaggagagaagccatatcactgctcagagtgtgggaagagttttactatacAGTGtaatcttcaactgcaccagcgcactcacacaggagagaagccgtatcactgctcagagtgtggaaagagttttactcaaaagcgtagtctcaaaaaacaccagcacaatcatacaggagagaagccatatcactgctcagagtgtggaaagagttttactGAACAGAGTGGTCTCAAAAACCACCAgcgtattcacacaggagagaagccatatcactgctcggagtgtgggaagagttttactgaaCAGAGTAATCTTCgacggcaccagcgcattcacagaggagaggagcgatatcactgctcagagtgtgggcaGACGTTTTCTCATTGGAGTGGTCTTCAACGGCACCAgtacattcacacaggagagaagccatatccctgctcagagtgtgggaagagttttactgaacagagtaatcttcaagtgcaccagcgcattcacacaggagagacgccatatcactgcttagagtgtgggaagagttttactaatcaGAGTAGTTTCAacgtacaccagcgcattcacacagcagAGAAGCCATATGactgcttagagtgtgggaagagctTTACTCAAGAGGGTAgtctcaaaaaacaccagcaaaatcatacaggagagaagccatatcactgacTTCCAATACACAACACACTGCACAATACCACAAAAGATCAGCATAATTTTTACGTTCACAATAAGTTTCACTATAATATGCACCATCACCTTACAATAACCTACAAAGACTGAACACCAACTATTAAATACCAGAACGAAATTACAAATGAGACACAGCTGAAGGGGACGTAACACGGGGCGTGACTGAACAGACTAAAAGCTATACATGATTGAGAGGAAGGCAGGGCTAGACATGATCTCAGCATCACCTCTATTCTGTGACCTACAGACAGCATGGACTACACTTGCTTGCAAAGTGAACATACAAGTTACTGTGTGTTTTGGATTCCTGTAAAAATATTGAGCCTGAAATTTCAATGTGTTTCAATAATTTTATTCGTTTTTAATATGTGACTAAAACTGATGTGAAATGTGCATAAATGTTTTAACTGAGACTCCATGGAAACTATGGTGGTGTTTTTGACTTCTGAAAGTCTGTAAATGTTCTAGAGACAGAGTAAATCAATACTACACAAACAGACCTTTTAGTGTTTTTTGTCTTTAGTTTGTTACACTCACATCACGCTTGAATGTCTTGAACATATAACAATCGAAACATTACTTGGTAGCAACTAATTCACTGATAATAAATACCACTTTGCATTTATACAATATGAATTACACTATATTGTGATTGCATTATTTTACTTCCCCTGGCTATATCTCCAATAGCCTACATATGACTTTGATCCATTCAAAGAAAGTGGTCAAATGTTGGAGTACAGATCAGCACACCAGGACGATGTACTTTACACTGCATTCCAAATTTTTATGCAAATTATATTTTCCCAGATTTTTCTAAATGGTCGATGCAAATGAGCCAGTATAATAccgtttttctcagtcgattcggttcatttctcacatcatgatttacattggcatcacaactagtgcatttctcaaaacagttagtgcaaacagcaaaactcaatgaaatacctgcaaaagcacatacttcactcaaaattctttgtttttcccccaaaagcaaatatttaggtcaatcaGTTTGTCAGTTCCAttagaatatctagtctgtgtgccatcgccagaggtgggtagagtattcaacaattttattcaagtaaaagtattgttacttgaaccaaatgttactcaagtaaacataaaagtatgcatccaaaaatttacttgagtaaaagtaatttgattaaaagctactcaagtagtgaatAAATGCATGAGTAGTACTGTCTCACATCAATAAATTACAtaatgggaaattgaattactggaaacaatgacttttaatgacaacaaaaataatttattataaataaatatataaaaaattatttattataaatatgtattttagtttgttcctaattattaggcctgtgtaactttaatgtgttccacaaaggcactaactgatgagactgtcagccaatgtGTGTAGCTACAaattgacgccaactgaatcaatttatagcaaacttaatcatcgtatattgctagtgtgtacactcaga
The genomic region above belongs to Brachyhypopomus gauderio isolate BG-103 chromosome 3, BGAUD_0.2, whole genome shotgun sequence and contains:
- the LOC143510022 gene encoding uncharacterized protein LOC143510022, with the protein product MEKEKSYNCLKCGKSFTTQGSLQLHQRNHTGEKPYHCSECGKSFIHQSYLNIHQRIHTGEKPYHCSECGNSFTTQSNLQRHQRIHTGEKPYHCSECGKSFTIQCNLQLHQRTHTGEKPYHCSECGKSFTQKRSLKKHQHNHTGEKPYHCSECGKSFTEQSGLKNHQRIHTGEKPYHCSECGKSFTEQSNLRRHQRIHRGEERYHCSECGQTFSHWSGLQRHQYIHTGEKPYPCSECGKSFTEQSNLQVHQRIHTGETPYHCLECGKSFTNQSSFNVHQRIHTAEKPYDCLECGKSFTQEGSLKKHQQNHTGEKPYH